In the Leguminivora glycinivorella isolate SPB_JAAS2020 chromosome 14, LegGlyc_1.1, whole genome shotgun sequence genome, one interval contains:
- the LOC125233113 gene encoding coiled-coil domain-containing protein 96, with amino-acid sequence METKKKVTELKKDESSSGSSSVPEDEDDDMQIGKGVGKAAIAVNREEYMLAHRDLSNEYMQAQLKNSLLHRRLGEYYKKRKQGHVLKQPLEGVAEQEEKYQQKLLVYEQVKNEDEREIADIKTKVNLVQKQYEERLNYAESKFDGLQALEKSTGTGLIYSKKGKPIADKTLMRFLTLQRRKAEQTAALRLRYIRARNAVSELDGIIRKLEKLGPGLYVAQYEQLHCDFENYMNKIEEREDELIKNRNNCTEHNQILAHIREKMHHTDEVIDITECDLGDAEIEFFRAREDMSVIKNRRDKLRWCLGAERLKAGLLTRKDLLRDYQNAIDEVESMREKKKRLEELISKTTREVRLARKRMQAHAAYDNSNNSGHTLLG; translated from the exons ATGGAGACCAAG AAAAAGGTCACCGAGTTAAAGAAGGACGAAAGTTCGAGCGGATCCAGCAGCG TACCCGAAGATGAAGACGACGACATGCAAATCGGCAAGGGAGTGGGCAAGGCAGCCATCGCTGTGAACCGCGAAGAGTACATGCTGGCTCATAGGGACCTCTCAAACGAATACATGCAGGCCCAACTGAAGAATAGTCTGTTGCATCGTCGGTTGGGGGAGTACTACAA GAAACGAAAACAAGGCCACGTTCTGAAACAACCACTAGAGGGTGTTGCCGAACAGGAGGAGAAGTACCAACAAAAACTGCTCGTCTACGAACAGGTCAAGAACGAAGACGAAAGAGAAATAGCTGAT ATTAAAACGAAAGTGAACTTGGTGCAAAAACAATACGAAGAGAGACTTAACTACGCAGAGAGCAAGTTTGACGGACTGCAAGCTCTCGAGAAAAGTACAGGCACTGGCCTCATATACTCTAAGAAGGGGAAGCCTATTGCGGATAAg ACTTTGATGCGCTTCTTGACTCTGCAACGTCGGAAGGCGGAGCAGACGGCCGCGCTCCGTCTACGCTACATCAGAGCGAGGAACGCAGTATCCGAGCTGGACGGCATCATAAGAAAGCTGGAGAAGCTGGGTCCAGGGTTATATGTGGCTCAGTACGAGCAACTGCATTGCGACTTCGAGAACTATATGAACAAAATAGAAG AACGGGAGGATGAGCTCATCAAGAACCGTAATAACTGCACGGAGCACAACCAGATCTTGGCGCATATCAGGGAGAAGATGCATCACACTGATGAGGTGATCGACATCACGGAGTGCGACCTTGGGGATGCAGAGATTGAGTTCTTCAGAGCTCGAGAGGATATGAGTGTTATCAAA AACCGGCGAGACAAGCTTCGCTGGTGTCTGGGAGCTGAGCGACTGAAGGCGGGCCTCCTCACCAGAAAAGACTTGTTGCGTGACTACCAAAACGCTATTGATGAG GTTGAAAGCATGAGGGAAAAGAAAAAGCGCCTAGAAGAATTAATTAGCAAAACAACTAGAGAGGTAAGATTAGCGCGCAAAAGAATGCAGGCGCATGCTGCATATGACAATAGCAACAATTCTGGACATACGTTACTTGGCTGA